The following coding sequences are from one Molothrus aeneus isolate 106 unplaced genomic scaffold, BPBGC_Maene_1.0 scaffold_40, whole genome shotgun sequence window:
- the LOC136570834 gene encoding LOW QUALITY PROTEIN: serine/threonine-protein kinase PAK 3-like (The sequence of the model RefSeq protein was modified relative to this genomic sequence to represent the inferred CDS: substituted 1 base at 1 genomic stop codon), whose translation MNGRLTNLPANGLSARAALGLAEIRSILLIVAFVSVXLHTDRSLGFCSAGVNLNNSATMIEQLAAAVCTMYGTVYSAYFMTSLANHMIRVFRGADPEITEPTAVSPLAPSAHGEEAKEEANEVDERQPPAVVTPQPDHSEPVLLEKEQEQTALSEMPCQIQGELFPAREQEEQLGQQVEEPEENGQNIKAEPQAELPEAQSDIMAAKRRNEDIQEEKNLPMQRGNQQKQVNEGMAATPRMKESPFRCCLQKIDEQMQAQLQETEARIKARKQRLDEKIKIIKEKINRLLQEQKALEKRVAIKKIRLQGLRKKELKVNELMVMKVNRNPNLVNCLDSYLVGEELWLVMEYMDGGTLSNVISKTYLSEDEMAAISRECLQGLHFLHSNRVIHQDVKSCNILLKTDGSVKLADFGLFAQLTPEQGRWSCVAGTPGCLAPEVVTGQPYGPKVDIWSLGIVGIEMVEREVPYWNATPVLPQLLIATGGRQKLQQPNLFSSCLRDFLSCCLQRDEARRWSAKELLQHPFVTSAEAASTLRPLIISVKRRMEKQTVL comes from the exons ATGAATGGAAGATTGACCAACCTTCCAGCCAATG GCCtcagtgccagagcagccctAGGGCTTGCTGAGATCAGGAGCATCCTCCTGATTGTCGCCTTTGTCAGTGTGTAGCTGCACACTGACAGGAGTCTTGGCTTTTGTAGTGCTGGGGTAAACTTGAACAACAGTGCTACAATGATTGAGCAACTcgctgctgcagtttgcaccATGTATGGCACTGTTTATTCCGCCTATTTCATGACTAGCCTGGCAA ATCACATGATCCGTGTATTCAGAGGTGCTGATCCTGAG ATCACAGAACCAACAGCAGTCTCTCCTCTGGCTCCCTCTGCTCATGGAGAGGAGGCCAAAGAGGAGGCAAATGAGGtggatgagcgccagcctccagCTGTGGTCACACCACAGCCTGACCATTCTGAGCca GTGCTTCTAgagaaagagcaggagcagactGCCTTATCTGAGATGCCGTGCCAGATTCAGGGAGAGCTGTTCCCTGCCcgagagcaggaagagcagctcgGGCAGCAGGTGGAAGAGCCAGAGGAGAATGGCCAG AACATCAAGGCAGAgccacaagcagagctgcctgaagcTCAGAGTGACATCATggcagcaaagaggaggaatgaAGACATCCAAGAGGAGAAGAATCTCCCTATGCAGAGGGGCAATCAACAAAAACAGGTGAATGAAGGAATGGCAGCCACTCCACGCATGAAAGAGAGTCCTTTCCGTTGTTGTTTACAGAAAATTGATGAACAgatgcaggcacagctgcaggaaacTGAGGCTAGGATCAAGGCAAGGAAGCAGAGGCTAGacgaaaaaattaaaatcatcaaagagaaaattaatcGCCTCCTTCAGGAACAAAAGGCTCTAGAAAAGCGA GTGGCCATAAAGAAAATACGTCTTCAAGGACTGAGGAAGAAGGAACTAAAAGTCAATGAACTCATGGTCATGAAGGTGAATAGGAATCCCAACCTGGTCAATTGTTTAGACAG ctacCTTGTGGGTGAGGAGCTCTGGCTGGTTATGGAGTACATGGATGGAGGCACTCTGAGCAATGTCATCAGCAAGACCTACCTGTCTGAAGATGAGATGGCAGCCATCAGTCGGGAG tgcctgcaaggactgCATTTTCTGCACTCAAACCGCGTCATCCACCAAGATGTGAAGAGCTGCAACATCCTTCTCAAAACCGACGGCTCTGTCAAGCTGG CTGACTTTGGCCTCTTTGCTCAGCTcacccctgagcagggcaggtggagctgcGTGGCCGGCACTCCTGGGTGCCTGGCGCCTGAAGTGGTGACAGGTCAACCATatggccccaaagtggacataTGGTCTTTGGGAATCGTGGGCATCGAAATGGTGGAACGAGAAGTTCCTTACTGGAATGCAACTCCTGTCTTG cctCAACTCCTGATAGCCAcaggaggaagacaaaagctgcagcagcccaacCTATTCTCATCTTGCCTGCGTgacttcctgagctgctgcctgcagagagaCGAGGCGCGGCGCTGGTCTgccaaggagctcctgcag